From Clostridia bacterium, a single genomic window includes:
- a CDS encoding type II toxin-antitoxin system HicB family antitoxin has protein sequence MSKMLEYKGYHATVEYDYDDKILVGKVYGLSDSLNFHGSSDDIENMFHQTVDNYLDFCESIGKTPEKEYSGVFNVRTSSDLHKRLSEFALKNDMTINAVVNDALEIHLQEKSEKHSTIPYTILPMLFDTSKYQKNNTSIQTKGSFSYDSNFKTICHQ, from the coding sequence GGAATATAAAGGTTATCACGCAACAGTTGAATACGATTACGATGATAAAATCCTTGTAGGTAAAGTTTACGGTCTTTCTGACTCATTAAACTTTCACGGTTCTTCAGATGATATAGAAAATATGTTTCATCAAACCGTAGATAATTATTTAGACTTTTGCGAAAGCATCGGAAAAACACCGGAAAAAGAATACAGCGGTGTTTTCAACGTAAGAACATCTTCCGACTTACACAAACGTTTGTCAGAATTTGCCCTTAAAAACGATATGACGATAAACGCTGTAGTAAACGATGCATTGGAAATTCATTTGCAAGAAAAAAGCGAAAAACATAGTACTATCCCTTATACAATACTACCTATGTTATTTGACACTAGCAAATATCAAAAAAACAACACATCAATTCAGACGAAAGGAAGCTTTAGCTATGATAGCAACTTTAAAACAATATGCCATCAATAA
- a CDS encoding site-specific integrase — MKRRADGRWKKAVTINGKRKTFYSTAKTEKQAERDLLQQIMNFNEAEERGALFVEVADKWERDHLPKLAHSTAEGYKSLIAFAMKYFEYAYIKDIRPIHIKQFMQKKINQGYSAKRVEHQMSVLGMILKYACIEGYITDNPAQYITVPKGLPKKPRTIPNKQEMETVKISTDAPFGLIAYTLLHLGLRKGELLALEATDIDRKNNRVHINKSVYFKGNAPYIKRPKTPAGERTVILPECLKEVLPKQHIGLIFRGKNGLMTHSEFQSGWKSYQKSTGLNITPHQLRHAYASYILHDSKIDVKTAQYLMGHADISTTQNIYTQITEQALSDASQLISAHLEGQNGVSTATAD, encoded by the coding sequence ATGAAAAGAAGAGCAGACGGCAGATGGAAAAAAGCTGTAACCATTAACGGCAAACGCAAAACCTTCTACTCCACCGCAAAAACCGAAAAGCAAGCCGAACGGGACCTCTTGCAGCAGATTATGAATTTTAACGAAGCAGAGGAACGCGGCGCGCTGTTTGTAGAGGTTGCAGACAAATGGGAACGGGACCACCTTCCCAAACTTGCCCACAGTACGGCTGAAGGCTACAAGTCTCTGATTGCGTTTGCAATGAAATATTTTGAATACGCTTACATAAAAGATATAAGACCAATTCACATAAAGCAATTCATGCAGAAGAAAATCAACCAAGGCTATTCCGCAAAACGTGTAGAACACCAAATGTCTGTTCTTGGCATGATTTTAAAATATGCTTGTATCGAAGGCTACATCACAGATAACCCTGCACAATATATAACCGTTCCGAAAGGACTTCCAAAAAAGCCAAGAACCATTCCGAACAAGCAGGAGATGGAAACAGTTAAAATCAGCACAGATGCACCATTCGGTCTAATCGCATATACCCTTTTACATCTTGGTTTACGCAAAGGCGAACTCCTTGCTTTAGAAGCCACAGACATCGACCGAAAAAACAATCGTGTCCATATAAACAAATCTGTATACTTCAAAGGCAACGCACCATATATCAAACGTCCAAAAACGCCCGCAGGAGAACGAACAGTTATTCTCCCTGAGTGTTTAAAGGAAGTTTTACCAAAACAGCATATCGGGTTGATTTTCCGCGGCAAAAACGGGCTCATGACACACTCAGAGTTCCAAAGCGGATGGAAAAGCTACCAAAAGTCAACCGGATTGAATATAACACCGCATCAGCTCCGTCATGCGTACGCAAGCTATATCTTGCACGATTCTAAAATCGACGTAAAGACAGCCCAGTACCTGATGGGACACGCGGACATCTCCACCACTCAAAACATCTATACCCAAATCACAGAACAAGCATTGAGTGATGCAAGCCAACTGATTAGCGCACACCTTGAAGGTCAAAATGGTGTCAGCACCGCTACAGCCGACTAA
- a CDS encoding endonuclease MutS2: protein MNDKVLRTLEFDKVLQKLETFATGDSVKEKVLGLKPETDLYLVEESLSETDQALKCLLKFASPPHCAVKGQTASIKRAMSGGVLSMKELLDIARVLSCGKAYHGYGEGIEEFPVLAGYIRDILPFDTLEADITSSILNEEEMADNASSELLSIRRTIRQLGNKVRDTLNGFISGGNAKFLQEALITTRNGRFVVPVKAEHKGDVPGLVHDTSSTGATLFIEPMAVVETNNKLKQEEQKEKYEIERILQMFSQRVADCGEDILVNIEALIKLDFAFAKGKYALDYNGVKPKVNDKGVLNIKKARHPLLDPKKAVPIDIRLGDDFDTLVITGPNTGGKTVSLKTFGLLCLMAQSGLLIPAADNAEISVFRKIFADIGDEQSIEQSLSTFSAHMTNIVKIVKFAGRGSLVLFDELGAGTDPTEGAALAMSILEHVRKKGAKTVATTHYSELKLYAMTEDRVQNASCAFDVETLRPTYQLNIGMPGKSNAFAISEKLGLDKKILEQAEDYLSGENVKFEDVLKELEQNRQQTEAEQLRAEELSQKAADQQASVEKTYNRLEKEKIRIEKEAMQKAQKIIEDAEAEVAAMLDEVKALRAAEKQKEAQQELERIRKELREKSGGLSKKIQKKKPQAPGAVPQKLIPGMRVYVVDTDTEGTVLALPDKKGNVTVQTGILKITVPLSSLREAKEDTGAEVAKRYSVNHSTLGKSQVISPELDIRGKFAEEGVAEMERFIDDAVVANLKTVTIVHGKGTGALRQAIHDALKCNRRVEEFRLGRFGEGDLGVTVVQLK, encoded by the coding sequence ATGAATGACAAGGTTTTAAGAACATTGGAATTTGATAAGGTTTTACAAAAATTGGAAACCTTTGCGACGGGCGACTCGGTCAAGGAGAAGGTTCTTGGCTTAAAGCCTGAAACAGACCTTTATTTGGTGGAGGAATCCCTTTCCGAAACCGACCAGGCATTAAAATGTCTGTTGAAATTTGCGTCTCCGCCCCATTGCGCGGTCAAAGGTCAGACCGCAAGCATCAAGCGTGCCATGTCGGGCGGTGTGCTGTCCATGAAAGAGCTTCTGGATATCGCAAGGGTTTTGTCTTGCGGCAAAGCCTACCACGGCTACGGCGAGGGAATTGAAGAATTTCCTGTGCTTGCAGGCTATATCCGCGATATTTTACCCTTTGATACCTTAGAAGCGGACATCACTTCCTCTATATTAAATGAAGAAGAAATGGCAGACAACGCCTCAAGTGAGCTTTTGTCCATCCGCCGTACCATCCGTCAGTTGGGCAACAAGGTGCGCGACACCTTAAACGGCTTTATTTCGGGCGGAAACGCCAAATTCCTGCAGGAAGCGTTAATTACCACCCGAAACGGCAGATTTGTTGTGCCGGTAAAGGCAGAGCATAAGGGCGACGTGCCGGGGTTAGTACACGACACCTCTTCTACAGGTGCGACCCTTTTTATCGAGCCTATGGCGGTGGTGGAAACCAATAACAAGCTAAAACAGGAAGAACAAAAGGAAAAATACGAAATCGAACGTATCTTACAGATGTTTTCGCAGCGTGTTGCAGATTGCGGTGAAGATATCTTGGTCAATATTGAAGCACTTATCAAGCTGGACTTTGCCTTTGCCAAGGGGAAATATGCCCTCGATTACAACGGCGTAAAGCCGAAAGTGAACGATAAAGGCGTTTTAAACATCAAAAAGGCAAGACATCCCTTGTTAGACCCCAAAAAAGCGGTACCCATCGACATCCGCTTAGGGGATGATTTTGATACCTTGGTAATCACGGGTCCCAACACGGGCGGTAAAACGGTATCCTTAAAAACCTTCGGGCTTTTGTGTCTGATGGCGCAAAGCGGTCTCTTGATTCCTGCAGCCGATAACGCAGAGATTTCGGTGTTCCGTAAAATTTTTGCAGACATCGGGGATGAGCAGTCTATCGAACAAAGCTTAAGTACTTTTTCGGCACACATGACCAACATTGTAAAAATTGTAAAATTTGCAGGTCGCGGAAGCCTTGTTTTGTTTGACGAGCTTGGCGCAGGCACAGACCCCACCGAGGGCGCAGCACTTGCCATGTCCATTTTAGAGCATGTGCGCAAAAAAGGTGCTAAAACGGTGGCAACTACCCATTACAGCGAGCTGAAGCTGTATGCCATGACAGAGGACAGAGTGCAAAACGCCTCCTGTGCCTTTGATGTAGAAACCCTCCGACCCACTTATCAGTTAAACATCGGCATGCCGGGCAAATCCAACGCCTTTGCCATATCCGAAAAGCTGGGTCTGGATAAGAAAATTTTAGAGCAGGCAGAAGACTATCTCTCGGGTGAAAATGTAAAATTCGAGGATGTTTTAAAAGAGCTTGAACAAAACAGACAGCAGACTGAAGCGGAACAGCTTCGGGCAGAAGAGCTGTCCCAGAAAGCGGCGGATCAGCAGGCGAGTGTGGAAAAGACCTATAACCGTCTGGAAAAGGAAAAAATCCGCATCGAAAAGGAAGCCATGCAAAAGGCGCAGAAAATTATCGAGGATGCAGAGGCTGAGGTTGCTGCCATGCTGGACGAGGTAAAGGCATTAAGAGCTGCCGAAAAGCAAAAGGAAGCCCAGCAGGAATTGGAGCGCATCCGCAAAGAGCTTCGGGAAAAGAGTGGCGGTCTGTCCAAAAAAATTCAGAAGAAAAAACCGCAGGCACCGGGTGCTGTACCGCAAAAGCTTATTCCGGGTATGCGTGTGTATGTGGTGGATACCGATACCGAGGGCACCGTTTTAGCATTGCCCGATAAAAAAGGAAATGTTACTGTCCAGACGGGTATTTTAAAAATCACCGTTCCCCTTTCGTCCCTGCGGGAAGCCAAAGAGGATACGGGCGCAGAAGTGGCAAAGCGCTATTCGGTAAACCATTCTACTTTGGGCAAATCCCAGGTGATAAGTCCCGAACTGGATATCCGCGGTAAGTTTGCAGAAGAAGGGGTTGCGGAAATGGAACGGTTTATTGACGATGCGGTGGTAGCAAACTTAAAAACCGTAACCATCGTGCACGGCAAAGGCACGGGTGCATTGCGTCAGGCGATTCACGATGCTTTAAAATGCAACCGCAGAGTGGAGGAATTCCGCCTCGGCAGATTTGGCGAGGGTGACCTGGGCGTTACTGTGGTACAGTTAAAATAA
- a CDS encoding sugar phosphate isomerase/epimerase, which translates to MEIGVSTACFYPELTENIPARLQAIGVNTAEVFLNSESEYAPEFCLALKEKLDTSGIKVVSVHSFVAQHEPFLFSDYQRRVTDAERIYRKVLSASLLLGAKYHTFHGARKEMLSKYFDADGFAEKINYLADVAGEYDIKLALENVSWCVTHDIEFLKAVLPKLTSPHLGFTLDLKQARRAGFNYLEYVKLFSNRLLNVHISDANDISDCLLPGDGDVDFSAVFRDLKAFGYKGDCIIEIYNNALTSDAHLKASVESLRKIASE; encoded by the coding sequence ATGGAAATCGGTGTTTCAACGGCATGCTTTTATCCGGAGCTTACGGAAAATATCCCTGCCCGCCTGCAGGCAATCGGCGTCAATACGGCAGAGGTGTTTTTAAATTCCGAATCGGAATATGCGCCGGAATTCTGTCTGGCGTTAAAAGAAAAACTGGATACTTCAGGCATAAAGGTGGTTTCGGTGCATTCGTTTGTGGCACAGCACGAGCCGTTTTTGTTCTCGGATTACCAAAGGCGTGTAACCGATGCCGAACGCATCTACCGCAAGGTGCTCAGCGCCTCACTTTTGCTGGGTGCTAAATATCATACCTTCCACGGTGCACGCAAGGAAATGCTTTCTAAATACTTTGATGCCGATGGCTTTGCGGAAAAAATCAACTACCTTGCAGACGTTGCAGGGGAGTATGACATAAAGCTTGCCTTGGAAAACGTAAGCTGGTGCGTAACCCATGACATAGAATTTTTAAAAGCAGTTTTGCCAAAGCTGACCTCTCCCCATTTAGGCTTCACCCTGGATTTAAAGCAGGCACGAAGAGCAGGCTTCAATTATCTTGAATATGTAAAGCTTTTTTCGAACCGCCTTTTAAACGTACATATCTCGGATGCAAATGACATCTCCGACTGTCTCCTGCCTGGGGATGGGGATGTGGACTTTTCCGCAGTATTCCGCGATTTAAAGGCTTTTGGCTACAAGGGCGACTGCATCATTGAAATCTATAACAATGCCCTTACCTCAGACGCACATTTAAAAGCATCTGTAGAAAGCTTAAGAAAAATCGCGTCCGAATAA